One genomic region from Anabaena sp. PCC 7108 encodes:
- a CDS encoding response regulator transcription factor: MLMLSSQSSTLRVLVVDDHELTRLSLKLAFTCQENIQVVGLASNGQEAIEMFQFLRPDVIVLDLHMPVMDGWSASHHIKAISPNTQILAYSSIEEAHLQRTKTMSGFDEVCKKEASTTELVALVRQLGKRAANSSLS, translated from the coding sequence ATGTTAATGTTGTCTAGTCAGTCCTCTACCTTACGTGTTCTAGTGGTTGACGATCATGAACTGACTCGTTTAAGCCTAAAATTAGCTTTTACTTGCCAAGAGAATATTCAAGTAGTGGGTTTAGCAAGTAATGGTCAAGAAGCTATTGAAATGTTTCAATTTCTTCGCCCTGATGTGATTGTTTTAGACTTACATATGCCAGTTATGGATGGTTGGAGTGCATCTCACCATATTAAAGCTATTTCTCCAAACACTCAAATCCTAGCTTACTCTTCCATTGAAGAAGCTCATTTACAACGAACTAAAACAATGTCTGGCTTTGATGAAGTTTGCAAAAAAGAAGCTTCGACAACAGAACTCGTCGCTTTAGTCAGACAGTTAGGAAAACGTGCTGCTAATAGTTCCCTGTCGTGA
- a CDS encoding histidine kinase yields MLKHDYMQVSQDQPIYSEAPLQLLLFVDGRPKSRQQVQRIRAYLKELEAEYSFELQIIDVGQQPYLAEHFKLVATPALVKIHPEPQQTLAGSNIIAQVKTWWPRWQTAVDAFLKLQEDLQERIDENVWVTSPKSTIRSVAVSAELIKLSDEIFHLKQEKEKLEEQLQFKDRVIAILAHDLRNPLTAVAIAIETLQSNYNPEKGDFIRLKPAMTAYLLKQARSQARIIDRMIADLLEVGRGNDTEFPITPQKLQLGKLSLDVLEELRDRYIAKSQRIETDIPQDLPCVYADPERIRQVLINLLDNAIKYTPSGGCISFAGLHRTTQKVQFSIGDTGPGIPQENRDRIFENHFRLQRDQGTDGYGLGLSLCQRIIRAHYGQIWVDSAPNGGAWFHFTLPVYPS; encoded by the coding sequence GTGCTGAAACACGATTACATGCAAGTTTCCCAGGATCAGCCTATCTATTCTGAGGCTCCACTCCAACTGTTGCTGTTTGTTGATGGACGGCCAAAGTCCCGACAACAGGTGCAGCGAATTCGCGCCTACTTAAAAGAATTAGAAGCTGAGTATAGTTTTGAACTTCAAATCATTGATGTCGGGCAGCAACCATATTTAGCGGAACATTTTAAATTGGTAGCCACCCCCGCTTTAGTCAAAATTCATCCCGAACCCCAGCAAACCCTAGCTGGAAGTAATATCATAGCCCAAGTGAAAACCTGGTGGCCTCGCTGGCAAACTGCTGTAGACGCATTCTTAAAGTTACAGGAAGACTTACAAGAACGTATAGATGAGAATGTCTGGGTGACATCACCTAAATCTACAATTCGTTCTGTCGCCGTTTCTGCCGAACTAATCAAACTTTCAGACGAAATTTTTCACCTGAAACAGGAAAAAGAGAAACTGGAAGAACAGCTACAGTTTAAAGATAGAGTAATTGCGATTTTGGCACATGATCTGCGTAATCCTTTGACAGCTGTGGCGATCGCTATCGAAACTCTTCAATCTAACTATAATCCCGAAAAAGGTGACTTTATACGTCTGAAACCAGCTATGACAGCTTATTTATTAAAACAAGCTCGCAGTCAAGCCAGGATTATTGATCGGATGATTGCTGATCTTTTAGAAGTTGGTCGTGGTAATGATACAGAATTTCCGATCACACCACAAAAACTGCAATTGGGTAAACTTAGTTTAGATGTCTTGGAGGAATTGCGCGATCGCTACATCGCTAAATCCCAAAGAATAGAAACTGATATCCCTCAAGACTTACCTTGTGTATATGCAGATCCAGAACGCATCCGCCAAGTGCTAATCAATCTTTTGGATAATGCCATTAAATACACCCCTTCTGGGGGCTGTATTAGCTTCGCTGGACTACACCGCACCACTCAAAAAGTACAGTTTAGTATTGGCGATACTGGCCCCGGTATTCCTCAAGAAAACCGCGATCGCATCTTTGAAAATCATTTTCGCCTACAACGTGATCAAGGAACAGATGGCTATGGACTGGGTCTTTCTTTATGCCAACGCATTATCCGGGCGCACTATGGTCAAATTTGGGTAGATTCAGCCCCCAATGGTGGAGCCTGGTTCCATTTTACTTTACCAGTTTATCCATCTTAG
- a CDS encoding DUF2854 domain-containing protein — MLGKLSLGTLGLSVGGILIITGFIAYGVDNATLNLIGFFYGFPLFLGGLALKANEMKPIPFTQKTTNSVLELRKQQATVTQNKIRKDITRYCYGQEAHLDTALAYLGLSPSDEERPLVTGLREIEVNGSYCIILEFDSPLIPIDIWHQKQEKMTKYFAPNVEVKITQPGEDKIELALITTQS, encoded by the coding sequence ATGTTAGGCAAACTTTCTTTAGGAACACTCGGTTTATCCGTAGGTGGCATACTTATCATCACGGGTTTTATTGCTTATGGTGTGGATAATGCCACACTCAATCTGATCGGATTTTTCTATGGCTTTCCTCTATTTCTAGGTGGTCTAGCGCTGAAAGCTAATGAAATGAAGCCTATACCCTTCACTCAAAAAACGACAAATTCAGTATTGGAACTACGGAAGCAACAAGCTACTGTAACTCAAAATAAAATCCGCAAAGACATTACGCGATATTGCTATGGTCAAGAAGCTCACTTAGATACAGCACTTGCTTACTTAGGTCTGAGTCCTAGCGATGAAGAAAGACCATTAGTGACTGGTTTGCGAGAAATCGAAGTTAATGGATCTTATTGTATTATTTTAGAATTTGATTCGCCTCTCATACCAATAGATATTTGGCACCAGAAACAAGAAAAAATGACCAAATACTTTGCTCCTAACGTTGAAGTAAAAATTACACAGCCAGGTGAAGATAAAATTGAACTAGCTTTAATTACTACTCAATCCTGA
- a CDS encoding chlororespiratory reduction protein 7, with translation MPNPLMYQQDNFVILETNQPEQFLTTSELLEKLENVLQQLKFEHLPPDVQKFKLLSEQAQYLIDTSCELDIGPGKYLQWYAVRLEK, from the coding sequence ATGCCAAATCCATTAATGTATCAACAAGATAATTTTGTGATTCTGGAAACTAATCAACCAGAACAATTTCTGACGACTTCCGAATTATTAGAAAAGTTAGAAAATGTCTTGCAACAACTTAAATTTGAGCACTTACCTCCCGATGTCCAAAAATTTAAGTTGCTATCAGAGCAAGCACAATATTTAATTGACACTAGTTGTGAGTTAGATATTGGCCCCGGAAAATATTTGCAGTGGTATGCAGTACGTTTGGAAAAGTGA
- the ppk1 gene encoding polyphosphate kinase 1, with product MAKSKKSNPSTNLSDSQYYINRELSWLEFNSRVLHEACDARTPLLERLKFLAIFSSNLDEFFMVRIAALKQQVEAKVNLLTPDGRTPQQQLDDIRLKLSPQVTKQNEQFEQVLQPLLASEGIYILDYIELNQKQRNYLDNYFEEQIFPVLTPLAVDPSHPFPYISNLSLNLAVVLKNPDTEEEFFARVKVPKVLPRFLPLPPDLGIRQDGQPVHWSGVPLEQAIAHNLESLFPGMNIQEYHPFRITRDADLELEEDEAEDLLLAIEQELRKRRMGGTPVRLEIKSQTPESVRSRLLQDLELTEKDIYEVDGLLGLRDLMYFMALPLPELKDTPRQSVVPPRLQRLREPSVDPNVLELEEGKDFFSIIREKDLLVHHPYQSFSGTVERFIASAAHDPNVLAIKMTLYRTSGDSPIVNALIAAAENGKQVSVLVELKARFDEENNIYWARRLERVGVHVVYGLVGLKTHSKIVLVVRREKDRIRRYVHIGTGNYNPKTARLYTDLGLFSCREELGADLTDVFNFLTGYSRQKSYREILVAPVNMRDRFLELINREIENVKNGFSGRIVAKMNALVDPQTIATLYAASRAGVQIDLIIRGICCLRPGLKDISENIRVISIIGRFLEHSRVFYFHNNGQEEIYIGSADWMRRNLDRRVEVITPIKDQDIAKDLQEILGIMLADNRQAWDLQPDGSYIQRRAGEDSPETHSQQTLMSMVLRSVGII from the coding sequence AAAAGAGCAACCCTAGCACTAATCTAAGTGATTCACAATATTATATAAATCGTGAGTTAAGTTGGTTAGAGTTTAATAGTAGGGTATTACATGAAGCTTGCGATGCGCGTACACCTCTCCTAGAACGCCTGAAATTTTTAGCAATCTTCAGTTCTAATTTAGATGAGTTCTTCATGGTGCGGATTGCGGCTTTAAAGCAGCAAGTAGAAGCAAAAGTCAATCTACTCACTCCTGACGGTCGCACACCACAACAACAGTTAGATGATATTCGCCTCAAACTCAGTCCTCAAGTTACAAAACAGAACGAACAGTTTGAACAAGTACTGCAACCTCTGTTGGCAAGTGAGGGGATTTATATCCTCGATTACATAGAACTGAATCAAAAACAACGGAATTATCTAGATAACTATTTTGAAGAACAAATTTTCCCCGTTTTGACACCTCTGGCTGTTGATCCTAGTCATCCTTTTCCTTACATTTCTAATCTCAGTTTAAATCTAGCGGTAGTTCTCAAAAACCCAGATACAGAAGAAGAATTTTTTGCGAGAGTCAAAGTCCCCAAAGTCTTACCGCGATTTTTGCCCTTACCTCCAGATTTGGGAATTCGTCAAGATGGACAACCCGTTCACTGGTCAGGTGTACCATTAGAACAAGCGATCGCACATAATTTAGAATCTCTATTTCCGGGGATGAATATTCAAGAATATCACCCCTTCCGCATTACTCGTGATGCTGACCTAGAATTAGAAGAAGATGAAGCAGAAGACCTGTTATTGGCAATTGAACAGGAACTCCGCAAACGTCGTATGGGTGGCACTCCGGTACGGTTAGAAATTAAATCCCAAACTCCAGAATCTGTGCGTTCCAGGTTATTACAAGATTTGGAATTAACCGAAAAAGATATCTATGAAGTAGACGGTCTTTTGGGATTGCGAGACTTAATGTATTTTATGGCTTTGCCTCTTCCAGAACTCAAAGATACACCACGTCAATCTGTAGTACCTCCACGCTTACAACGCCTCAGAGAACCAAGTGTAGATCCAAATGTATTGGAACTGGAAGAAGGAAAAGACTTTTTTTCCATAATTCGGGAAAAAGATTTGCTGGTACATCATCCCTATCAATCTTTTTCCGGAACAGTAGAACGCTTTATTGCTAGTGCTGCCCATGATCCCAATGTGTTAGCCATCAAAATGACTCTTTACCGCACTTCTGGTGACTCACCGATTGTGAACGCCTTAATTGCTGCTGCTGAAAATGGTAAACAAGTTTCTGTGTTGGTGGAATTAAAAGCGCGGTTTGATGAAGAAAATAATATTTACTGGGCTAGGCGTTTAGAAAGAGTTGGTGTTCATGTTGTTTATGGTTTAGTGGGGCTAAAAACCCATAGCAAAATTGTTCTGGTCGTGCGGCGTGAAAAAGACCGGATACGCCGTTATGTGCATATTGGTACGGGCAACTATAATCCGAAAACAGCTAGACTGTATACCGATTTAGGATTGTTTAGTTGTCGGGAAGAATTGGGCGCTGATTTAACAGATGTGTTTAACTTTTTAACGGGATATTCTCGCCAAAAGTCTTATCGAGAAATATTAGTAGCCCCAGTCAATATGCGCGATCGCTTTCTTGAACTAATTAACCGAGAAATCGAAAATGTCAAAAATGGCTTTTCAGGTCGCATTGTCGCTAAAATGAATGCCCTCGTCGATCCGCAAACCATCGCTACTTTATATGCAGCCTCCCGCGCTGGAGTTCAAATTGATTTGATTATCCGTGGTATTTGCTGTTTGCGTCCAGGACTCAAGGATATCAGCGAGAATATTCGCGTTATTAGCATCATTGGCCGATTTTTAGAACACTCTCGCGTTTTTTACTTTCATAACAATGGTCAAGAAGAAATATATATTGGTAGTGCTGACTGGATGCGCCGCAATTTAGACAGACGGGTAGAAGTCATTACCCCCATTAAAGACCAAGATATTGCTAAGGATTTGCAGGAAATTTTGGGAATTATGTTGGCAGATAATCGTCAAGCTTGGGATTTACAACCTGATGGGAGTTATATCCAAAGGCGTGCTGGTGAAGATTCTCCAGAAACTCATTCACAACAAACTCTGATGTCGATGGTATTACGTTCTGTCGGCATAATTTAA
- a CDS encoding S-layer homology domain-containing protein: MLPSKRPVIFLSLAIVLSSLTACANGPAAKNLENSLAADPLLQSNPTVFGEAKTKEVAIASTVKLPADFPKDIPIYANAKLEEVKPGNSSENKILTRWLSSDPSNVIASYYRTQFQGNNWQILQQPKDDTDGTFEVQRNNLLLKVTIQPKSVTNAAPNQPQTATELIIEFVNNTATTPIQPNTNLSAVPQPENPQFIGPVSPNVNVVEQPINQSDTSEPQEFTDLNKVPPEWRQYIQDLAKLGVLSIDSQTSKSNSTATTNQLEPNKIITRREYARWLVAANNAMYSNNPAKKIRLASESNQPAFRDILPKDPDFPAIQGLAEAGLIPSPLSGDATAVLFRPDAPLTREQLLVWKVPLDTRQALPAANLEAVKQTWGFQDTEKIDPKALRAVLADFQNAEQANIRRVFGYTTLFQPKKPVTRAEAGAALWYFGTQGEGMSATEALKLK, from the coding sequence GTGCTGCCTTCTAAACGTCCAGTTATCTTTCTAAGTTTAGCCATTGTACTCTCTTCGTTAACAGCTTGTGCTAACGGCCCAGCCGCTAAAAATTTAGAGAATTCTTTGGCCGCAGATCCTCTGCTGCAAAGCAATCCTACGGTTTTTGGAGAAGCTAAGACGAAGGAAGTTGCAATCGCATCAACAGTTAAGTTACCTGCTGACTTCCCCAAAGATATTCCTATATATGCCAATGCCAAACTGGAAGAAGTCAAACCTGGGAATAGTTCAGAAAATAAAATATTAACTCGCTGGCTAAGTTCTGATCCCAGCAATGTTATCGCCAGCTATTACCGTACTCAGTTTCAAGGTAATAACTGGCAAATTTTGCAACAGCCAAAAGATGATACAGATGGAACTTTTGAGGTACAACGTAATAATTTACTTTTGAAAGTGACAATTCAACCAAAATCAGTTACTAACGCTGCACCTAATCAACCGCAAACAGCAACTGAATTAATCATTGAATTCGTTAATAATACAGCCACTACTCCAATTCAACCAAATACAAATCTTAGCGCAGTTCCCCAACCAGAAAATCCTCAGTTTATTGGTCCGGTATCACCCAATGTCAATGTAGTTGAGCAGCCAATCAACCAATCTGATACCTCTGAACCTCAAGAATTTACCGACTTGAATAAAGTACCACCAGAATGGCGACAATACATTCAAGATTTAGCAAAGTTAGGTGTACTGTCTATAGATTCCCAGACTTCTAAAAGCAACTCTACTGCTACAACTAACCAGTTGGAACCCAACAAAATTATTACGCGCCGAGAATATGCTCGTTGGCTTGTTGCTGCTAATAATGCTATGTATAGCAATAATCCCGCTAAAAAAATTCGTTTGGCCTCAGAAAGTAACCAACCTGCTTTTAGAGATATTTTACCTAAAGATCCTGATTTTCCCGCAATTCAGGGTTTAGCAGAAGCTGGTTTGATTCCTAGTCCTTTGTCTGGAGATGCAACAGCCGTTTTATTTCGTCCTGATGCACCTTTAACAAGGGAACAATTACTAGTTTGGAAAGTGCCTTTAGATACTCGTCAAGCTTTACCTGCTGCTAACTTAGAAGCAGTCAAGCAAACCTGGGGTTTTCAAGATACAGAAAAAATTGACCCCAAGGCGTTAAGAGCCGTTTTGGCAGATTTTCAAAATGCTGAACAAGCTAATATTCGGCGGGTGTTTGGCTATACAACATTATTTCAACCCAAGAAACCCGTAACTCGTGCTGAAGCTGGTGCTGCTTTGTGGTATTTCGGTACTCAGGGTGAGGGAATGTCAGCGACTGAAGCTTTGAAATTAAAATAA